One genomic segment of Aquamicrobium lusatiense includes these proteins:
- a CDS encoding GcrA family cell cycle regulator, giving the protein MNWTDERVELLKKLWAEGLSASQIAAQLGGVSRNAVIGKVHRLKLSGRGRTTAAPARQKKASSAPAASKPVRAAAPARSAAPTIGATALQVQFDAEPVARQQLRSSDNVVVPISRRLDLTQLTERTCKWPNGDPLSEDFHFCGNEAGESGPYCAYHARLAFQPASERRRAC; this is encoded by the coding sequence ATGAACTGGACTGACGAGCGCGTAGAACTGTTGAAAAAATTGTGGGCCGAAGGGCTGAGCGCCAGTCAGATCGCGGCGCAGCTTGGCGGCGTCAGCCGCAATGCGGTGATCGGCAAGGTGCATCGCCTGAAGCTGTCTGGCCGCGGCCGCACGACGGCTGCTCCTGCCCGCCAGAAGAAGGCATCTTCGGCGCCTGCCGCGTCCAAGCCGGTTCGTGCCGCCGCTCCGGCGCGCAGCGCTGCCCCGACCATCGGTGCGACCGCATTGCAGGTTCAGTTCGATGCCGAGCCGGTTGCGCGCCAGCAGTTGCGCTCTTCCGACAATGTCGTGGTGCCGATCTCGCGCCGCCTCGACCTGACGCAGCTCACCGAGCGCACCTGCAAGTGGCCGAACGGCGACCCGCTTTCGGAAGACTTTCATTTCTGCGGAAATGAGGCCGGAGAATCCGGGCCTTACTGCGCCTATCATGCAAGGCTGGCTTTCCAGCCGGCTTCCGAACGCCGGCGCGCCTGCTGA
- a CDS encoding OFA family MFS transporter encodes MSTASETFTGDVGILDKERIVAQPGFNRWLVPPAALGIHLCIGMAYGFSVFWLPLSRAIGVSQPVVCADMSLISALFTTSCDWRVSDLGWMYTLFFVLLGCSAAIWGGWLEKVGPRKAGFVSAMCWCGGMVLAAIGIITHQLWLMWLGAGVIGGIGLGLGYISPVSTLIKWFPDRRGMATGMAIMGFGGGAMIGAPLADILMNHFQSDTSVGVWQTFLVMAAIYFVFMMGGAFGYRIPPNGWRPEGWTPPASAKQSMITTRHVHLRDAHKTRQFWLIWIVLCMNVSAGIGVIGMSSPMLQEIFGGRLIGLPELSFTELDNSQRAAIAAIAAGFAGLLSLFNIGGRFFWASLSDKLGRKNTYYTFFILGIVLYAMAPTAAGMGNQVLFVSIFCIILSMYGGGFATVPAYLADIFGTQFVGAIHGRLLTAWATAGILGPVVVNYIREFQIAAGVPREQVYDFTMYILCGMLVIGLIANMMVRPLEAKWYMSDEEVASLQAKTAAANAGPTGSFGIGKGGFDAKAAFAWAVVGIPILWGVWVTLEKTAALFG; translated from the coding sequence ATGTCCACGGCAAGTGAAACATTTACAGGCGATGTCGGGATACTCGACAAGGAGCGCATCGTCGCTCAGCCGGGCTTCAACAGGTGGCTGGTGCCGCCGGCCGCGCTCGGCATACATCTTTGCATCGGCATGGCCTACGGCTTCAGCGTGTTCTGGCTGCCGCTGTCTCGCGCCATCGGCGTCAGCCAGCCCGTCGTCTGCGCCGACATGAGCCTGATCTCGGCTCTCTTCACCACAAGCTGCGACTGGCGCGTGTCGGATCTCGGCTGGATGTACACGCTGTTCTTCGTGCTTCTGGGCTGCTCGGCCGCGATCTGGGGCGGCTGGCTTGAGAAGGTGGGGCCGCGCAAGGCAGGCTTCGTCTCGGCCATGTGCTGGTGCGGCGGCATGGTACTGGCCGCCATCGGCATCATCACCCATCAGCTCTGGCTGATGTGGCTGGGCGCGGGCGTCATCGGCGGCATTGGTCTGGGCCTCGGCTATATCTCGCCCGTTTCGACGCTCATCAAGTGGTTCCCCGACCGGCGCGGCATGGCGACCGGCATGGCCATCATGGGCTTTGGCGGCGGCGCCATGATCGGCGCTCCGCTGGCCGACATCCTGATGAACCACTTCCAGTCCGACACGTCCGTGGGCGTGTGGCAGACCTTCCTCGTCATGGCCGCGATCTACTTCGTGTTCATGATGGGCGGTGCCTTCGGCTACCGCATCCCGCCGAACGGCTGGAGGCCGGAAGGCTGGACCCCGCCGGCATCGGCGAAGCAGAGCATGATCACCACGCGCCATGTGCATCTGCGCGATGCGCACAAGACCCGCCAGTTCTGGCTGATCTGGATCGTGCTGTGCATGAACGTGTCCGCCGGCATCGGCGTCATCGGCATGTCGTCGCCGATGCTGCAGGAAATCTTCGGTGGCCGCCTCATCGGCCTGCCCGAGCTTTCCTTCACCGAACTGGACAACAGCCAGCGCGCGGCCATCGCTGCCATCGCGGCCGGTTTCGCCGGGCTTCTGTCGCTGTTCAACATCGGCGGGCGCTTCTTCTGGGCGTCGCTCTCCGACAAGCTCGGCCGCAAGAACACCTATTATACGTTCTTCATTCTGGGCATCGTGCTCTATGCGATGGCGCCCACGGCGGCAGGCATGGGCAACCAGGTGCTGTTCGTCAGCATCTTCTGCATCATCCTGTCCATGTATGGCGGCGGCTTCGCCACCGTTCCCGCCTATCTGGCCGACATCTTCGGCACTCAGTTCGTCGGCGCCATCCATGGCCGGTTGCTGACCGCATGGGCAACCGCCGGCATCCTCGGCCCGGTCGTGGTGAACTACATCCGTGAGTTCCAGATCGCCGCCGGCGTGCCCCGCGAGCAGGTCTACGACTTCACCATGTACATTCTGTGCGGCATGCTCGTCATCGGCCTCATCGCCAACATGATGGTCCGGCCGCTTGAAGCGAAGTGGTACATGTCGGACGAGGAAGTCGCCAGCCTGCAGGCAAAGACTGCGGCAGCCAATGCGGGGCCGACCGGTTCCTTCGGCATCGGCAAGGGCGGCTTCGACGCAAAGGCGGCATTCGCCTGGGCGGTCGTCGGTATCCCGATCCTGTGGGGTGTGTGGGTGACGCTGGAGAAGACGGCAGCCCTGTTCGGCTGA